The following proteins are co-located in the Candidatus Acidiferrales bacterium genome:
- a CDS encoding M24 family metallopeptidase yields MPEIGNIQKELRQAHLDGWLFCDHHHRDPIAYRILGLAENLATRRWFYFIPARGQPKKLVHRIESGMLDSLPGKKAEYSAWPELAGRLRGILGRAKTVAMQYSPNNAIPVVSLVDAGTLELVRSFRKKVVSSADLVQLFEARWTPQQLDSHLAAGVIVDGIMADAFKEIAFALGQGRELNEFELQQWILDRFHKSNLETDDPPIVAVNRNSSNPHYQPTARLHLPIRRNDFVLLDIWAKQKLPHAVYYDITWTGFVGRETTPRHRQIFEIVREARDRAVDFVQESVSRGRPIAGWQVDDVCRRHIRRKGFGKYFTHRTGHSIGRDVHGNGANMDNFETHDTRRILPGTCFSIEPGIYLPEFGIRSEVDVYVDASAARVTGTVQQQPVPILAL; encoded by the coding sequence ATGCCGGAGATCGGGAATATCCAAAAGGAACTCCGCCAGGCCCATCTCGATGGCTGGCTCTTTTGCGACCACCATCATCGGGATCCCATCGCCTATCGCATCTTGGGGCTGGCCGAAAATCTGGCCACTCGACGTTGGTTCTACTTCATCCCTGCCAGAGGGCAACCGAAGAAGCTGGTTCACCGTATCGAATCAGGGATGCTCGATTCGCTCCCCGGGAAAAAGGCCGAATATTCGGCATGGCCCGAGCTGGCGGGCCGCCTTCGCGGCATCCTCGGTCGCGCAAAAACCGTTGCCATGCAGTACTCCCCCAACAACGCCATCCCGGTCGTCTCCCTGGTGGACGCTGGCACCCTGGAGCTTGTCCGCAGCTTTCGCAAAAAGGTTGTCAGTTCAGCCGATCTAGTCCAACTCTTTGAGGCCCGTTGGACGCCTCAGCAGCTCGATTCTCATCTTGCTGCCGGAGTTATCGTCGATGGCATCATGGCGGATGCGTTCAAGGAGATAGCCTTCGCTCTGGGCCAGGGCAGGGAACTAAATGAATTCGAGCTTCAGCAATGGATTCTTGACCGTTTTCACAAATCGAATCTGGAGACGGACGACCCGCCCATTGTTGCGGTCAACCGAAACAGCAGCAACCCTCACTACCAGCCGACCGCTCGACTCCACCTGCCCATTCGCCGCAACGATTTTGTCCTGCTGGACATCTGGGCGAAGCAGAAGCTCCCTCATGCTGTTTACTACGACATTACCTGGACCGGATTCGTAGGACGCGAGACAACTCCCCGTCACCGTCAGATCTTCGAAATCGTCAGAGAAGCGCGCGATCGGGCGGTGGACTTCGTGCAAGAGTCTGTTTCTCGAGGCCGCCCCATCGCCGGCTGGCAAGTGGATGATGTATGCCGCCGCCACATCCGCCGAAAGGGCTTTGGCAAGTACTTTACTCATCGTACGGGCCACTCCATCGGTCGCGATGTTCACGGCAATGGTGCAAACATGGACAACTTTGAAACCCACGACACCCGGCGCATCCTGCCCGGGACGTGCTTTTCCATCGAACCTGGCATCTACTTGCCTGAATTCGGCATCCGCAGTGAAGTGGATGTCTATGTTGACGCTTCGGCTGCTCGCGTCACGGGGACAGTTCAGCAGCAACCTGTTCCCATACTGGCCCTGTAA